The following coding sequences are from one Myxosarcina sp. GI1 window:
- a CDS encoding SDR family oxidoreductase has protein sequence MRRFEDKVAIVTGAGTGIGEAIAHKLAKEGAKVVANGLPYDPLDDVVAAIKDYGGEVTGYCGDVSEAEEALNCVKTAIDSYGKLDILVNNAGVFLAVAETQDYPIEAFDRTIRMNLRSAFLMTKYALPHLQKTRGNIVCAGSEAGYNGLAQNTPYGGTKGWMHSFVKGVAVEQAKYGVRVNCYCPGAIDTGWTHKETGPMDAQMEEMLINATPMARRGTPEEMANVCAFLASDEASYVTGALWLADGGVTVAKGAIGQQTPEELRSLPQGELRLDHSQEGLVNKQTQTIK, from the coding sequence ATGAGACGTTTTGAAGATAAAGTTGCAATTGTAACTGGTGCGGGTACGGGTATTGGAGAAGCGATCGCTCATAAACTAGCCAAAGAAGGTGCCAAAGTAGTAGCTAATGGCTTGCCCTACGATCCTCTAGATGATGTAGTAGCTGCAATTAAAGATTATGGTGGCGAGGTAACTGGCTATTGCGGGGATGTGTCGGAAGCAGAAGAAGCTCTTAACTGCGTTAAAACAGCCATCGATAGCTACGGTAAGCTAGACATTTTAGTCAACAATGCTGGTGTTTTTTTAGCAGTAGCAGAAACCCAAGACTATCCTATAGAAGCCTTCGATCGCACGATAAGAATGAACTTGCGATCGGCTTTTTTGATGACTAAGTATGCTTTACCTCACCTGCAAAAAACCAGAGGTAATATTGTCTGTGCGGGTTCGGAAGCAGGTTATAATGGCTTGGCGCAGAACACACCTTATGGCGGTACTAAAGGCTGGATGCACTCTTTTGTGAAAGGAGTAGCAGTAGAACAAGCAAAATATGGAGTGCGGGTTAACTGTTACTGTCCTGGCGCGATCGATACTGGTTGGACGCACAAAGAGACGGGTCCTATGGACGCACAAATGGAAGAAATGTTAATTAACGCTACGCCAATGGCAAGACGGGGTACGCCAGAGGAAATGGCAAATGTCTGCGCCTTTTTAGCTTCTGATGAAGCCAGTTACGTTACGGGAGCCTTATGGCTGGCAGACGGCGGAGTTACTGTAGCCAAAGGTGCCATCGGTCAACAAACACCAGAAGAGTTACGCTCTCTTCCACAAGGAGAATTACGTTTGGATCACTCGCAAGAAGGCTTGGTTAACAAACAAACCCAAACGATTAAGTAA